A single region of the Fenollaria sporofastidiosus genome encodes:
- the ftsZ gene encoding cell division protein FtsZ — protein sequence MIDFDVEIDQFAKIKVIGVGGAGNNAVNRMVDAGVKGVEFIAVNTDRQALASSKAQNKIQIGDKVTKGLGAGANPEVGSQAALEDKEGITEMLKGTDMVFITAGMGGGTGTGAAPIIAQIAKEQGILTVGVVTRPFGFEGMKRAKNASQGVSQLLEVVDTLVTIPNDRLLQIADKKTSLKDAFIMADEVLKQGIQGISDLISVPNLINLDFADVKTIMEQKGIAHMGIGFAQGDNRATDAAKLAIKSPLLETSIEGAKSVLLNITGGTDLGMFEVNEAADLIRQSVADDANIIFGAGIDESLGDSIKITVIATEFDDGSKPAKKDANKDSEAEEEKNEESRSESTSSFNDTLLVPDFLKNN from the coding sequence ATGATTGATTTTGATGTAGAAATTGACCAATTTGCAAAGATTAAAGTTATAGGTGTTGGTGGAGCAGGTAACAACGCCGTTAACAGAATGGTTGATGCAGGTGTAAAGGGTGTTGAATTTATTGCTGTTAATACAGATAGACAAGCTCTTGCATCATCAAAGGCACAAAACAAAATTCAAATAGGAGATAAGGTAACTAAGGGACTAGGAGCTGGAGCTAATCCAGAAGTAGGTTCTCAAGCAGCTCTTGAAGATAAAGAAGGCATCACTGAAATGCTTAAAGGCACTGACATGGTATTTATCACAGCTGGTATGGGCGGTGGAACTGGTACTGGTGCTGCACCTATCATTGCACAAATCGCTAAGGAACAAGGCATACTAACTGTAGGCGTTGTTACAAGACCATTTGGCTTTGAAGGCATGAAGAGAGCTAAGAACGCATCTCAAGGTGTTAGCCAACTACTTGAAGTTGTTGATACACTAGTAACTATACCAAACGATAGACTACTTCAAATAGCTGACAAGAAGACATCACTAAAAGATGCATTCATTATGGCTGACGAAGTATTAAAACAAGGTATTCAAGGTATATCAGACCTTATTAGTGTTCCAAACCTAATCAACCTAGACTTTGCTGACGTTAAGACTATCATGGAGCAAAAGGGTATCGCTCATATGGGTATAGGCTTTGCTCAAGGAGATAACAGAGCAACAGATGCAGCAAAACTTGCAATCAAGTCACCACTACTTGAAACATCTATAGAAGGAGCTAAGTCCGTTCTATTAAACATCACTGGTGGTACAGACCTTGGTATGTTCGAAGTTAACGAAGCAGCAGACTTAATCAGACAATCAGTTGCTGACGATGCAAACATCATCTTCGGTGCTGGTATTGACGAAAGCCTTGGCGACTCTATAAAGATAACTGTTATTGCTACAGAGTTTGACGATGGATCTAAACCTGCTAAAAAGGATGCAAATAAAGACTCTGAAGCTGAAGAAGAAAAGAACGAAGAAAGCAGAAGTGAAAGCACTTCAAGCTTTAACGATACTTTACTAGTACCTGATTTTTTAAAGAATAATTAA
- the nrdR gene encoding transcriptional regulator NrdR: MKCPFCSYEDSKVLDSRPTNEGTAIRRRRECLRCKKRFTTYEKIEETPLIVVKKNGDRETFDRSKILKGVIKSCEKRPVSLSQIEGLADSVEEKLMSTMKKEVSSNEVGELIMQGLKEIDQVAYVRFASVYREFKDTQSFMKELQKIIDEQNN; the protein is encoded by the coding sequence ATGAAGTGTCCTTTTTGTTCTTACGAAGATTCAAAAGTATTAGATTCAAGACCTACTAATGAGGGTACTGCGATTAGGAGACGTAGAGAGTGTCTTCGCTGTAAAAAAAGATTTACAACATATGAAAAAATTGAAGAAACACCTTTAATAGTTGTCAAGAAAAACGGAGACAGAGAGACATTTGACAGAAGTAAGATATTAAAGGGCGTAATAAAATCTTGCGAGAAAAGACCTGTTAGCTTAAGTCAAATTGAAGGCTTGGCAGATAGCGTCGAAGAAAAGCTTATGAGCACTATGAAGAAGGAAGTTTCTTCCAACGAAGTAGGCGAGCTTATAATGCAAGGTCTTAAAGAGATAGACCAAGTTGCATATGTAAGATTTGCTTCAGTATATAGAGAGTTTAAAGATACTCAGTCATTTATGAAAGAGCTCCAAAAGATTATAGACGAACAAAACAATTAA
- a CDS encoding SHOCT-like domain-containing protein yields the protein MSEEKIMILKMLKDGKINEEEALKLLNAVGAKKNEKQYKPNNKHEVHYNAEGSDYMDMSDKFANKISNFVNKIVNKSLHVAEEGMKNGRVYANLNFDMDNGLKKKKFATLKLDLDKKKKYDLIINNTNEKIEILPSNSDQIEVYGKIYYTDKKDIPENYEFINCYIDDKEVLIEPNYSELTKKDFAVSLKVLVPAQSFANVKATTSNDKIVLDSIICNELYLTTSNDYIKIEDSIINKSELKTTNDSIKIKDSKFTDLLINTTNAEITLYNTPFVNLEAHTTNAFVDVKDVFNCAENIIVTNSNGPVTVELESVSKNVKLNLRGINKYTCPAVFDDDRYVLNRDNDELTTASLNNDSDLTLFGDIKTSNGPIIIE from the coding sequence ATGTCTGAAGAAAAAATTATGATCCTTAAGATGTTAAAGGATGGAAAGATTAACGAAGAAGAAGCGCTAAAGCTTCTGAATGCAGTTGGTGCAAAGAAAAATGAAAAGCAATACAAGCCAAACAACAAACACGAAGTTCATTACAACGCTGAAGGCTCTGATTACATGGATATGTCAGATAAGTTTGCAAACAAAATCTCAAACTTTGTTAATAAGATAGTGAATAAATCCTTGCATGTTGCTGAAGAAGGCATGAAGAATGGCCGTGTATATGCAAACCTTAACTTCGATATGGACAATGGACTAAAAAAGAAAAAGTTCGCGACACTTAAGTTAGATTTAGACAAAAAGAAAAAATATGATTTAATTATAAACAATACTAATGAAAAGATAGAGATACTTCCATCGAACTCAGATCAAATTGAGGTCTATGGCAAGATATATTATACAGATAAGAAAGATATACCAGAAAATTATGAGTTCATCAACTGCTATATTGATGATAAAGAAGTTCTTATAGAGCCAAACTACTCTGAACTTACAAAGAAGGACTTTGCTGTAAGCCTAAAGGTATTAGTGCCTGCACAATCCTTTGCAAATGTTAAAGCTACAACAAGCAATGACAAGATAGTACTTGACTCTATCATATGTAACGAGCTTTACTTAACAACAAGCAATGACTATATCAAAATTGAAGATTCAATAATTAATAAGTCGGAGCTTAAAACAACTAACGACTCAATAAAGATTAAGGACTCAAAGTTCACTGATCTACTAATAAATACAACAAATGCTGAAATAACTTTATACAACACTCCATTCGTTAATTTAGAAGCGCACACAACAAACGCTTTTGTTGATGTAAAAGATGTATTCAACTGTGCAGAGAACATCATTGTTACTAACAGCAATGGACCTGTCACTGTCGAATTAGAGAGTGTAAGCAAGAATGTTAAGCTAAACCTAAGAGGCATAAATAAGTATACTTGCCCAGCTGTCTTTGATGACGATAGATATGTTCTTAACAGAGATAACGACGAGCTAACAACTGCCTCACTAAATAACGATTCAGACCTTACTCTATTCGGTGATATAAAAACAAGCAATGGACCTATAATCATCGAGTAG
- a CDS encoding DUF2089 domain-containing protein yields MINKALNECPVCGSKLYIERLVCENCNTSIEGRFENSSFYKLNAEQIDFIKTFLLNRGNIKEIERALGISYPTVVKKLDQINEIISDRKSSTSEKDILELLNSGAISSSEAEKMLLELKEV; encoded by the coding sequence ATGATTAATAAAGCATTAAATGAATGTCCTGTGTGCGGATCAAAACTATACATAGAAAGGCTAGTTTGTGAAAACTGCAACACAAGCATAGAAGGAAGATTTGAAAACAGTTCTTTCTACAAGCTTAACGCTGAGCAGATTGACTTTATCAAAACTTTTTTGTTAAACAGAGGCAATATTAAAGAGATTGAAAGAGCTCTTGGTATATCCTACCCTACTGTAGTTAAGAAACTCGATCAAATAAATGAGATCATCTCTGATCGCAAGAGTAGTACCAGCGAGAAAGATATACTTGAGTTATTAAATTCCGGTGCAATAAGCAGTAGTGAAGCAGAAAAAATGCTTCTTGAACTAAAGGAGGTTTAA
- a CDS encoding replication-associated recombination protein A, with the protein MNLFDMQREKNLKLGQNLAERFRPKSLDDYIGQEKVINKNSFLYKAIKADRLPSLILYGPAGTGKTSLANVIANTSKSNFIKISAVGSGVSDLKKAVEEAKRLLEENKKTILFVDEIHRFNKAQQDFLLPYVEDSTVTLIGATTENPYFEVNSALISRCFIIRLEKMSEENLKVLARKALTDEANGLASLKASIDEDALDYLVRISNGDARNMLNFLEIAVLSQDVEGDMTRKIKFEDVKGLVFERAHSYDKSSTMHYDTISAFIKSMRGSDPDATVFYLAHMLNNGEDPLFIARRIVIFASEDIGLADPNAQTLATSAFYAVKAIGMPEARIILSNAAIYMALAEKNNSTYMAINRAMADVDKIKEFQIPLHIRDAHNNDKKVFGDHADYKYPHNYKDKKPEQNYLPEGLEDKKYFNNN; encoded by the coding sequence ATGAATTTGTTTGATATGCAAAGAGAAAAAAATTTAAAATTAGGTCAAAATTTGGCTGAAAGATTTAGACCGAAGAGTCTAGATGACTATATCGGTCAAGAAAAAGTCATCAATAAGAACTCTTTTCTATACAAAGCAATCAAGGCAGACAGACTTCCATCGCTAATACTATATGGTCCTGCAGGCACAGGTAAGACTTCACTTGCTAACGTCATTGCTAACACAAGCAAGTCAAACTTTATCAAGATAAGTGCCGTGGGTAGTGGAGTGAGCGATTTAAAGAAGGCAGTCGAAGAAGCTAAGAGGCTTTTAGAAGAGAACAAAAAGACCATACTCTTTGTTGACGAGATACACAGATTCAACAAAGCACAGCAAGATTTTCTCCTACCTTATGTTGAAGATTCAACAGTAACGCTCATAGGTGCGACGACAGAAAATCCATACTTCGAGGTCAATAGCGCGCTTATATCAAGGTGTTTCATAATAAGGCTTGAGAAGATGAGTGAAGAGAACTTAAAAGTGCTTGCGAGGAAAGCGTTGACTGACGAAGCCAATGGTCTTGCCTCACTAAAGGCTAGTATAGATGAAGACGCATTAGACTATCTAGTAAGGATATCAAACGGTGACGCGAGAAACATGCTTAACTTTTTAGAGATAGCTGTTCTTAGTCAAGACGTTGAGGGCGATATGACAAGAAAGATAAAGTTCGAGGACGTCAAAGGCTTAGTATTTGAGAGAGCTCACTCATACGACAAGAGCTCGACTATGCACTACGACACAATCTCTGCCTTTATTAAAAGTATGAGAGGCTCAGATCCTGATGCAACAGTCTTTTATCTAGCTCACATGCTAAACAATGGCGAGGACCCATTATTCATTGCTAGGCGCATAGTGATATTTGCTTCAGAAGATATAGGACTTGCCGATCCTAATGCACAGACGCTTGCGACATCAGCCTTTTATGCAGTCAAAGCCATAGGTATGCCGGAAGCTCGCATCATTTTGAGTAACGCAGCCATATACATGGCGCTTGCTGAAAAGAATAACTCGACTTACATGGCAATCAATAGGGCTATGGCAGATGTCGATAAGATTAAAGAGTTCCAAATACCTCTGCACATAAGAGACGCACACAACAACGACAAGAAGGTCTTTGGAGATCACGCGGACTACAAGTATCCACACAATTATAAGGATAAAAAACCTGAGCAAAATTATTTGCCTGAAGGTTTAGAAGATAAAAAATATTTTAATAATAATTAA
- the gap gene encoding type I glyceraldehyde-3-phosphate dehydrogenase yields MKVGINGFGRIGRDVARILVEENNGLELVHINASGDLKTLSHLFRNDSLYGRLSVSCEACEDGFMIDGKKITNTQFRDPAEIPWKDYGVDIVIDSTGAFKNNETLYKHIDKGGAKKVILTAPAKGEIDKTIVMGVNEKEYDKTKHNVISNASCTTNCLAPLTKVIEDNFGIKRGLMTTIHAYTSDQVLLDHKHKDIRRARAAAMSMVPTTTGAAKAVALVIPSLKDKLTGYAVRVPVPTVSLTDVVFELNKNVTKEEINEAVKKASENELKGILEYAEEELVSVDYVGDRHSSIFDPFLTLVIDGNLVKVVSWYDNEYGYSHRVVDLAKYIADQE; encoded by the coding sequence ATGAAGGTTGGTATTAATGGTTTTGGTAGAATTGGTAGAGATGTTGCTAGGATTCTAGTTGAAGAAAACAACGGCTTAGAATTAGTGCACATCAATGCCTCAGGTGATTTAAAGACACTTAGTCATCTATTTAGAAATGATTCTCTATATGGTAGATTATCAGTTTCTTGTGAAGCTTGTGAAGACGGCTTTATGATAGATGGCAAGAAGATTACAAATACTCAATTTAGAGATCCGGCAGAGATTCCTTGGAAGGACTATGGCGTAGACATCGTTATAGACTCAACTGGAGCTTTTAAAAACAACGAAACTCTTTACAAACACATTGACAAGGGTGGAGCAAAGAAGGTTATTTTAACTGCACCTGCAAAGGGCGAAATTGACAAAACTATCGTTATGGGAGTAAATGAAAAAGAATACGACAAGACTAAGCACAATGTAATCAGTAACGCATCTTGTACAACTAACTGTCTTGCGCCATTAACTAAGGTTATAGAAGACAACTTTGGTATCAAAAGAGGTCTTATGACAACTATCCACGCTTATACTTCTGATCAAGTTTTACTTGACCACAAGCACAAAGACATCAGAAGAGCAAGAGCTGCAGCTATGTCTATGGTCCCTACAACTACAGGAGCAGCAAAGGCGGTTGCACTAGTTATACCATCACTAAAGGATAAGCTTACAGGATATGCAGTTAGAGTACCAGTACCTACAGTTTCACTTACAGACGTTGTATTTGAATTAAATAAGAACGTTACTAAGGAAGAAATCAACGAAGCTGTTAAGAAAGCAAGTGAAAATGAATTAAAGGGTATACTTGAATACGCTGAAGAAGAACTTGTTTCTGTTGACTACGTTGGCGATAGACACTCATCAATCTTCGACCCATTCTTAACTTTAGTAATAGATGGAAATCTAGTAAAGGTTGTTTCTTGGTATGACAACGAATATGGTTACAGCCACAGAGTTGTTGACCTTGCAAAATACATTGCTGATCAAGAATAA
- a CDS encoding phosphoglycerate kinase produces MKKTLKDYNFDDKRVLLRCDFNVPMKDGVITDNKRIFESLPTIKHLLDNGAKVIMMSHLGRPKGEYNLKFTLKPVKEELEKLLGRDVKFISCAEVVNDEVREAAKNLKKGELLLLENTRFRKEEEKCDEAFSKELAELADIYINDAFGTSHRAHASNVGVSKFLPSALGFLVEKEMNIMAKELDEPKHPFIAILGGSKVSDKIGVIENLLNKADKILIGGAMAFTFLKAKGMNVGKSLVEDDKLELALELLKKADAKKVDLVLPVDALCAKEIKEDAEAECFEVNHIPDDMMGLDIGPETIDVFTKKLLGAKTIVWNGPMGVFEMDKFKNGTNAIAKALANSDATTIVGGGDSASAVQKAGYEEKITHVSTGGGASLELMEGKVLPGIAAINDK; encoded by the coding sequence ATGAAAAAAACATTAAAAGATTATAATTTTGATGATAAAAGAGTATTGTTAAGATGCGACTTCAACGTTCCTATGAAGGACGGCGTAATCACTGACAATAAACGTATATTTGAGTCGCTTCCAACAATCAAGCACCTTCTTGACAATGGAGCAAAAGTGATTATGATGAGCCACTTGGGTAGACCAAAGGGTGAGTACAACTTAAAATTCACTCTAAAGCCTGTTAAAGAAGAACTAGAAAAGCTTCTTGGAAGAGATGTAAAATTCATCTCTTGCGCAGAAGTTGTTAATGATGAAGTAAGAGAGGCAGCTAAAAATCTTAAAAAAGGAGAACTTCTTTTACTAGAAAACACTAGATTTAGAAAAGAAGAAGAAAAATGCGACGAAGCTTTCTCTAAAGAGCTAGCAGAGCTTGCAGATATCTACATTAATGATGCTTTTGGCACCTCACACAGAGCTCACGCATCAAATGTTGGTGTAAGTAAATTCTTGCCATCAGCACTAGGCTTTTTAGTTGAAAAAGAAATGAACATCATGGCTAAAGAGCTTGACGAGCCAAAGCACCCATTCATTGCTATACTAGGCGGATCAAAGGTATCTGACAAGATTGGCGTAATCGAGAACCTATTAAACAAAGCTGACAAGATACTTATAGGCGGAGCTATGGCGTTTACATTCTTAAAGGCAAAGGGTATGAACGTTGGCAAGAGCTTAGTTGAAGACGATAAGTTAGAGCTTGCACTTGAACTGTTAAAGAAGGCTGATGCAAAGAAAGTTGACTTGGTTTTACCAGTTGACGCTCTATGTGCTAAAGAGATAAAAGAAGACGCAGAAGCTGAATGCTTTGAAGTAAATCATATACCAGATGATATGATGGGTCTTGATATCGGTCCAGAAACTATTGATGTATTTACTAAAAAGCTTTTAGGCGCAAAGACTATAGTTTGGAACGGACCTATGGGTGTCTTTGAGATGGACAAGTTTAAAAACGGTACTAATGCCATCGCCAAAGCACTAGCAAACTCCGATGCAACAACTATTGTCGGCGGAGGAGATAGCGCAAGCGCTGTTCAAAAGGCTGGCTACGAAGAAAAGATTACACACGTTTCAACAGGTGGCGGTGCTTCACTTGAGCTTATGGAAGGAAAAGTTTTACCTGGCATAGCTGCTATTAATGATAAATAA
- the tpiA gene encoding triose-phosphate isomerase, which translates to MKKFLLAANWKMNMDIKETEGFFNDLKLKPNDYYDVYVAVPFTDIYLANKTKKSNDIKIGAQNIYFEDKGAFTGEISTKMIKSCGAEFVIIGHSERREIFKECDEMINKKVLKAIDDDVEVILCVGETLSEREDGGHFDKIEKQLKADLLGVDASKLNSFAIAYEPIWAIGTGKSASKEDAEEMCRFVREKVKLMNPNLAQKLRVLYGGSVKDSNAADLAKEENIDGFLIGGASLKSESFESIAKEI; encoded by the coding sequence TTGAAAAAATTTTTACTTGCTGCAAATTGGAAGATGAACATGGATATAAAGGAGACTGAAGGCTTCTTTAATGATTTGAAGCTAAAGCCTAATGACTACTATGATGTTTATGTCGCAGTTCCATTTACAGATATTTATTTAGCAAATAAAACTAAAAAATCGAATGATATAAAGATAGGTGCACAAAACATCTACTTTGAAGACAAGGGAGCCTTCACTGGTGAGATCAGTACTAAGATGATTAAGTCATGCGGAGCAGAATTTGTTATCATAGGTCACTCTGAAAGAAGAGAAATTTTTAAAGAGTGCGACGAGATGATTAACAAGAAGGTCCTTAAGGCAATTGATGACGATGTAGAAGTAATTCTATGTGTTGGCGAAACTTTGTCTGAGAGAGAAGATGGAGGACACTTTGATAAGATTGAAAAGCAATTAAAGGCTGACTTACTTGGAGTAGATGCTTCTAAGCTTAACAGCTTTGCCATAGCTTATGAGCCAATCTGGGCTATAGGCACTGGCAAGAGCGCTTCTAAGGAAGATGCTGAAGAGATGTGCCGTTTCGTTAGAGAAAAAGTTAAGCTTATGAATCCAAATCTTGCTCAAAAGCTAAGAGTACTATATGGCGGTAGCGTTAAAGATTCAAACGCGGCTGACTTAGCTAAAGAAGAGAACATCGACGGCTTCTTAATAGGCGGTGCTTCACTAAAGAGTGAGTCTTTTGAATCCATTGCTAAGGAGATATAA
- the gpmI gene encoding 2,3-bisphosphoglycerate-independent phosphoglycerate mutase, translating into MSKAILIILDGFGIGKDNDANAVYRAKTPTIDKLFKECPHAKLQASAEYVGLPTGQMGNSEVGHLNIGSGRVVYQDLSMINRDIKNGDFFKKEEFLKAIEHAKKNNTNLHLMGLLSYGGVHSHIDHIKALLELCKKEGMGERTYLHAILDGRDVGIHSGKSDVKEILDYMKSISCGKLASISGRYYAMDRDKRYERTEKYYKTVTSKTPNLVSDDAVEAIKKSYEEDVTDEFILPCAIRNDGKVTEIKSGDSIIFINFRPDRARQITDAFTNKDFTGFDRKFLDDIYYVCMTNYDSSFNNVHIAYKDEEIVNTLGEVVSKHGLKQLRIAETEKYAHVTYFFNGGREEKFAGEDRILINSPKVATYDLKPEMSAYELTDKLVSVMGDYDLIILNYANTDMVGHTGVVPAIIKAVETVDTCLAKLLAKAKECGFTAIITADHGNCEAMFDDEGKPITSHTTNPVPVILYNDGKHKIKDGVLADLAPSLLDILNIEKPQEMTGESLLVSED; encoded by the coding sequence ATGTCAAAGGCAATACTAATAATACTAGATGGTTTTGGAATTGGTAAAGATAACGACGCGAACGCTGTATATAGAGCCAAGACTCCAACCATAGATAAGTTATTTAAAGAGTGTCCACACGCAAAACTACAAGCGAGCGCAGAGTATGTAGGATTGCCTACGGGACAGATGGGTAACTCTGAAGTTGGCCACTTAAACATAGGCTCAGGTAGAGTTGTCTATCAAGACCTTTCTATGATCAATAGAGATATTAAGAATGGCGACTTCTTCAAGAAAGAAGAGTTCCTTAAGGCGATAGAGCATGCGAAGAAAAACAATACTAATCTTCACCTTATGGGCCTACTAAGCTATGGTGGTGTGCACTCGCACATTGATCATATCAAGGCGCTTTTAGAGCTATGTAAAAAAGAAGGCATGGGTGAGAGAACATACCTACATGCAATCTTAGATGGTAGAGATGTTGGCATACACTCTGGCAAGAGTGATGTCAAGGAAATACTTGACTATATGAAGAGCATCTCATGCGGCAAGCTCGCATCCATAAGCGGAAGATACTATGCTATGGATAGAGATAAACGCTACGAGAGGACTGAAAAGTATTACAAGACTGTAACGTCTAAGACTCCAAATCTTGTATCGGATGACGCTGTAGAGGCTATTAAAAAATCATACGAAGAAGATGTGACTGATGAATTTATCTTGCCTTGTGCTATAAGAAATGATGGTAAAGTAACTGAAATAAAGTCTGGCGACAGCATTATATTCATAAACTTTAGACCAGATAGAGCAAGACAGATCACAGATGCATTCACCAACAAGGACTTTACTGGCTTTGATAGGAAGTTTTTAGATGACATATATTATGTGTGTATGACAAACTACGACTCCAGCTTTAATAATGTTCACATCGCATATAAAGACGAAGAGATAGTGAACACACTTGGAGAAGTTGTCTCAAAGCACGGACTAAAGCAGCTGCGCATAGCTGAGACTGAGAAGTATGCCCACGTAACATACTTTTTCAATGGCGGCCGTGAAGAAAAATTTGCTGGTGAAGATAGAATATTGATTAACTCACCAAAGGTAGCGACATACGATTTAAAACCTGAGATGAGTGCTTATGAGCTTACAGATAAGCTTGTGAGCGTTATGGGAGATTATGACCTAATCATACTAAACTATGCAAACACAGACATGGTTGGACACACAGGAGTTGTTCCAGCAATAATCAAGGCAGTTGAAACAGTTGACACATGCCTTGCAAAACTATTAGCAAAGGCAAAGGAATGTGGCTTCACAGCCATAATCACAGCTGACCACGGTAACTGCGAGGCGATGTTTGATGATGAAGGAAAACCAATCACATCACACACAACAAACCCAGTTCCAGTTATCTTATATAATGACGGAAAGCACAAGATTAAAGATGGTGTCTTGGCAGACTTAGCACCATCATTATTAGATATATTGAATATAGAAAAGCCACAAGAAATGACTGGCGAGAGTCTTTTAGTATCGGAGGATTAA
- the eno gene encoding phosphopyruvate hydratase, which yields MSRIIDVFAMEVLDSRSNPTVEVTVLAESGAIGSAIVPSGASTGEHEAVELRDGDAKRYCKKGVLKAVDNVNNLIAPEIFDMEVTDQVSIDKLMINLDGTENKGKLGANAMLGVSLAVARCAANELNMPLYRYIGGTNAKVLPVPMMNILNGGKHADNNVDIQEFMIMPIGAETFRDALRMGSEVYHSLKKVLQERKLATGVGDEGGYAPDLSSNEEAIETIIEAVNKAGYEVGKDIYLALDVAASELYNADTKKYYLKSDNAELTDEGMIDYYEKLVNKYPLYSIEDGLDENDWEGWKKLTERLGDKIQLVGDDLFVTNTKRIKEGIETHTANSVLIKLNQIGTLTETIEAIEMAHRNHYTAVISHRSGETEDTTIADLSVALNTGQIKTGAPARSERVAKYNQLLRIEYMLDDTAVYAGKSILRK from the coding sequence ATGAGTAGAATTATTGATGTATTTGCGATGGAAGTGTTAGACTCAAGATCTAACCCTACTGTAGAAGTAACAGTTTTAGCTGAATCAGGGGCAATCGGCTCAGCTATAGTTCCATCTGGAGCATCTACTGGAGAACACGAAGCAGTGGAACTTAGAGATGGAGATGCAAAGAGATATTGCAAGAAAGGTGTATTGAAGGCTGTAGACAACGTAAACAACTTAATTGCACCAGAGATATTTGATATGGAAGTAACAGATCAAGTCTCAATTGATAAGCTAATGATAAACCTTGACGGAACAGAAAATAAGGGCAAACTTGGTGCAAACGCTATGCTTGGCGTGTCACTAGCAGTTGCTAGATGTGCTGCAAACGAGTTAAACATGCCACTTTATAGATACATCGGCGGAACTAATGCTAAAGTATTGCCAGTACCTATGATGAACATTTTAAATGGCGGTAAGCACGCTGACAACAATGTTGACATACAAGAGTTTATGATTATGCCGATAGGTGCAGAAACATTTAGAGACGCACTTAGGATGGGCTCAGAAGTTTACCACAGCCTAAAGAAAGTACTTCAAGAAAGAAAATTAGCTACAGGAGTTGGTGATGAAGGTGGTTATGCACCAGACTTATCAAGCAATGAAGAAGCTATCGAAACTATCATTGAAGCGGTTAATAAAGCTGGATATGAAGTAGGAAAGGACATCTACCTAGCCCTTGACGTTGCCGCAAGCGAGCTATATAACGCCGACACTAAGAAATATTACCTAAAGAGCGATAACGCAGAGCTAACAGACGAAGGCATGATTGACTACTATGAAAAATTAGTTAATAAATATCCACTATACTCAATCGAAGATGGTTTAGACGAAAACGATTGGGAAGGTTGGAAGAAGTTAACTGAAAGACTAGGAGACAAGATTCAATTAGTTGGTGACGACCTATTTGTTACAAACACTAAGAGAATCAAAGAAGGTATTGAAACTCATACAGCAAACTCAGTTTTAATAAAGCTTAACCAAATTGGCACATTAACTGAAACTATCGAAGCTATCGAGATGGCTCACAGAAATCATTACACAGCAGTTATTTCACACAGATCAGGCGAAACAGAAGATACAACTATCGCAGACCTATCAGTTGCGCTAAACACTGGACAAATCAAAACAGGTGCACCTGCTAGATCAGAAAGAGTTGCTAAGTATAATCAATTACTTAGAATCGAATACATGCTAGATGACACAGCAGTGTATGCAGGCAAGAGTATACTAAGAAAATAA